A DNA window from Drosophila pseudoobscura strain MV-25-SWS-2005 chromosome 2, UCI_Dpse_MV25, whole genome shotgun sequence contains the following coding sequences:
- the LOC117185596 gene encoding flocculation protein FLO11-like, producing MECSTNELSGSGSGSLIGRCPYRTVRAKGVGGVQQLPMKKADTKQRLTRQKRDKSMTLAAARSAPTSPVKMTPVPKCMTTRNQARRQTITAATNKYANSDRPVDDIYPRPKAPTTATSQSKPGITISGRGSVVGRTGKIPVSSPKPSSQGLVSVKALPPRSSQVSTLKPFAKATPASTSSSMTASTVVVPSTPTVSSSSQVTASPLASTVGAEVGTTTTSSFVTVKSRGEKEMQTERLDIFTDQHFLEIVRPQMAEMNPRQKLNFKKKHFNINTPSGFEDVSDGEMRLVRELASLVCSAKRSDAISKSTPLPVVADTLRPVVRPKTPAPVPVPQPCYVIRRTTTQGKVVNVVTSSEEKEKEIGRNAKPSGAVTIVSLGVNSPTEELGKKSASNCSGASVSRVSRAPMGGSRKVTEGASPMNTPFGSTPPQVLLAKHGPLKVRTKPSEFSVCEPMLTLGMGMGMVPDYQRPRYSRTVAPGPGSIAGQAAAAAAPHDRKMRKSTGSVSASQEQPPPPGLALKGLLQPKPATGSPLSGGPGLSLKRSLPLANAQKSMADVVADPQEQEMRRTQGSEEYTETAGTIAADDLSGLLKEDFDDILGM from the exons ATGGAATGCAGCACCAACGAGTTGAGCGGctctggcagcggcagcctcaTCGGCCGTTGCCCATATCGCACCGTTCGTGCCAAAGGAGTAGGCGGAGTCCAGCAGCTTCCAATGAAGAAGGCTGACACCAAACAGCGTCTGACCAGACAGAAGCGCGATAAGTCCATGACTCTGGCTGCCGCTCGTAGTGCCCCAACATCCCCAGTGAAGATGACTCCAGTGCCCAAGTGTATGACCACCAGGAATCAGGCTCGGAGGCAGACTATAACAGCAGCTAccaataaatatgcaaactCAGATCGACCAGTGGACGATATATATCCACGTCCAAAAGCTCCGACTACGGCTACGTCACAGTCCAAGCCAGGCATTACCATTTCGGGTCGCGGTAGCGTCGTGGGCAGAACTGGCAAGATCCCAGTCTCAAGTCCAAAGCCAAGCAGTCAAGGCTTAGTCTCGGTTAAAGCTTTACCACCACGCTCAAGCCAAGTTTCAACATTAAAACCATTCGCCAAGGCAACCCCTGCCTCCACATCCAGCTCTATGACGGCGTCCACCGTGGTTGTGCCCTCCACGCCCACAGTctcaagcagcagccaggTGACTGCCAGTCCATTGGCGAGCACGGTCGGAGCTGAAGTGGGAACCACCACGACTAGCTCTTTCGTGACAGTAAAATCCAGAGGCGAGAAAGAAATGCAGACAGAGCGCCTGGACATATTCACTGATCAGCACTTTTTAGAGATTGTACGCCCACAGATGGCGGAAATGAATCCCCGCCAGAAGTTAAACTTCAAGAAAAAG CACTTCAACATTAATACACCTTCTGGCTTTGAAGACGTCTCGGATGGTGAGATGCGCCTGGTGCGAGAGCTAGCGAGTCTGGTTTGTTCCGCCAAGCGCTCGGACGCAATCTCAAAGTCCACTCCTCTGCCTGTCGTCGCGGACACTCTGCGCCCGGTGGTTCGACCCAAAACCCCAGCTCCTGTGCCAGTTCCACAACCGTGCTACGTCATTCGGCGCACCACCACACAGGGCAAAGTAGTAAACGTGGTCACGTCTtcggaggagaaggagaaggagatcgGGCGCAACGCCAAGCCGAGCGGCGCGGTCACGATCGTCAGTCTCGGTGTTAATAGCCCCACGGAGGAGCTGGGCAAGAAGAGCGCCAGCAACTGTTCCGGGGCCAGCGTCAGTCGTGTTTCCCGGGCTCCTATGGGTGGATCCAGGAAAGTCACAGAGGGCGCCTCCCCGATGAACACCCCATTCGGCTCGACCCCACCACAGGTGTTGCTCGCTAAGCACGGACCCCTCAAGGTACGCACAAAGCCCAGTGAATTCTCCGTCTGCGAGCCCATGCTGACtttgggcatgggcatgggcatggtcCCAGACTACCAGCGGCCCCGCTACTCCAGGACCGTCGCACCTGGCCCCGGATCTATAGCTggccaagcagcagctgccgctgccccacaCGACAGAAAGATGAGGAAGTCGACAGGTAGCGTATCCGCCAGCCAGGAGCAGCCCCCGCCGCCCGGCTTGGCTCTCAAAGGCCTCTTGCAGCCCAAGCCGGCCACCGGGTCCCCCCTGTCAGGTGGGCCCGGCCTTTCCCTGAAACGGAGCCTTCCCTTGGCCAACGCCCAAAAAAGCATGGCTGATGTGGTAGCCGATCCGCAAGAGCAGGAAATGCGTCGAACCCAAGGTTCAGAAGAGTATACGGAGACCGCTGGTACCATCGCAGCCGATGACTTATCGGGcttgctgaaggaagattttgacGACATTTTGGGCATGTAA
- the LOC6897543 gene encoding flocculation protein FLO11-like gives MECSTNELSGSGSGSLIGRCPYRTVRAKGVGGVQQLPMKKADTKQRLTRQKRDKSMTLAAARSAPTSPVKMTPVPKCMTTRNQARRQTITAATNKYANSDRPVDDIYPRPKAPTTATSQSKPGITISGRGSVVGRTGKIPVSSPKPSSQGLVSVKALPPRSSQVSTLKPFAKATPASTSSSMTASTVVVPSTPTVSSSSQVTASPLASTVGAEVGTTTTSSFVTVKSRGEKEMQTERLDIFTDQHFLEIVRPQMAEMNPRQKLNFKKKHFNINTPSGFEDVSDGEMRLVRELASLVCSAKRSDAISKSTPLPVVADTLRPVVRPKTPAPVPVPQPCYVIRRTTTQGKVVNVVTSSEEKEKEIGRNAKPSGAVTIVSLGVNSPTEELGKKSASNCSGASVSRVSRAPMGGSRKVTEGVSPMNTPFGSTPPQVLLAKHGPLKVRTKPSEFSVCEPMLTLGMGMGMVPDYQRPRYSRTVAPGPGSIAGQAAAAAAPHDRKMRKSTGSVSASQEQPPPPGLALKGLLQPKPATGSPLSGGPGLSLKRSLPLANAQKSMADVVADPQEQEMRRTQGSEEYTETAGTIAADDLSGLLKEDFDDILGM, from the exons ATGGAATGCAGCACCAACGAGTTGAGCGGctctggcagcggcagcctcaTCGGCCGTTGCCCATATCGCACCGTTCGTGCCAAAGGAGTAGGCGGAGTCCAGCAGCTTCCAATGAAGAAGGCTGACACCAAACAGCGTCTGACCAGACAGAAGCGCGATAAGTCCATGACTCTGGCTGCCGCTCGTAGTGCCCCAACATCCCCAGTGAAGATGACTCCAGTGCCCAAGTGTATGACCACCAGGAATCAGGCTCGGAGGCAGACTATAACAGCAGCTAccaataaatatgcaaactCAGATCGACCAGTGGACGATATATATCCACGTCCAAAAGCTCCGACTACGGCTACGTCACAGTCCAAGCCAGGCATTACCATTTCGGGTCGCGGTAGCGTCGTGGGCAGAACTGGCAAGATCCCAGTCTCAAGTCCAAAGCCAAGCAGTCAAGGCTTAGTCTCGGTTAAAGCTTTACCACCACGCTCAAGCCAAGTTTCAACATTAAAACCATTCGCCAAGGCAACCCCTGCCTCCACATCCAGCTCTATGACGGCGTCCACCGTGGTTGTGCCCTCCACGCCCACAGTctcaagcagcagccaggTGACTGCCAGTCCATTGGCGAGCACGGTCGGAGCTGAAGTGGGAACCACCACGACTAGCTCTTTCGTGACAGTAAAATCCAGAGGCGAGAAAGAAATGCAGACAGAGCGCCTGGACATATTCACTGATCAGCACTTTTTAGAGATTGTACGCCCACAGATGGCGGAAATGAATCCCCGCCAGAAGTTAAACTTCAAGAAAAAG CACTTCAACATTAATACACCTTCTGGCTTTGAAGACGTCTCGGATGGTGAGATGCGCCTGGTGCGAGAGCTAGCGAGTCTGGTTTGTTCCGCCAAGCGCTCGGACGCAATCTCAAAGTCCACTCCTCTGCCTGTCGTCGCGGACACTCTGCGCCCGGTGGTTCGACCCAAAACCCCAGCTCCTGTGCCAGTTCCACAACCGTGCTACGTCATTCGGCGCACCACCACACAGGGCAAAGTAGTAAACGTGGTCACGTCTtcggaggagaaggagaaggagatcgGGCGCAACGCCAAGCCGAGCGGCGCGGTCACGATCGTCAGTCTCGGTGTTAATAGCCCCACGGAGGAGCTGGGCAAGAAGAGCGCCAGCAACTGTTCCGGGGCCAGCGTCAGTCGTGTTTCCCGGGCTCCTATGGGTGGATCCAGGAAAGTCACAGAGGGCGTCTCCCCGATGAACACCCCATTCGGCTCGACCCCACCACAGGTGTTGCTCGCTAAGCACGGACCCCTCAAGGTACGCACAAAGCCCAGTGAATTCTCCGTCTGCGAGCCCATGCTGACtttgggcatgggcatgggcatggtcCCAGACTACCAGCGGCCCCGCTACTCCAGGACCGTCGCACCTGGCCCCGGATCTATAGCTggccaagcagcagctgccgctgccccacaCGACAGAAAGATGAGGAAGTCGACAGGTAGCGTATCCGCCAGCCAGGAGCAGCCCCCGCCGCCCGGCTTGGCTCTCAAAGGCCTCTTGCAGCCCAAGCCGGCCACCGGGTCCCCCCTGTCAGGTGGGCCCGGCCTTTCCCTGAAACGGAGCCTTCCCTTGGCCAACGCCCAAAAAAGCATGGCTGATGTGGTAGCCGATCCGCAAGAGCAGGAAATGCGTCGAACCCAAGGTTCAGAAGAGTATACGGAGACCGCTGGTACCATCGCAGCCGATGACTTATCGGGcttgctgaaggaagattttgacGACATTTTGGGCATGTAA
- the LOC117185595 gene encoding probable GPI-anchored adhesin-like protein PGA55 isoform X1 has translation MECSTNELSGSGSGSLIGRCPYRTVRAKGVGGVQQLPMKKAGTKQRLTRQTRDKSMTLAAARIAPTSPVKMTPVPKCMTTRNQARRQIITAATNKYANSDRPVDDIYPRPKAPTTATSQSKPGITISGRGSVVGRTGKIPVSSPKPSSQGLVSVKALPPRSSQVSTLKPFAKATPASTSSSMTASTVVVPSTPTVSSSSQVTASPLASTVGAEVGTTTTSSFVTVKSRGEKEMQTERLDIFTDQHFLEIVRPQMAEMNPRQKLNFKKKVLHSLIETFDDATDFPNAEELQHFNINTPSGFEDVSDGEMRLMRELASLVCSAKRSDAISKSTPLPVVADTLRPVVQPKTPAPVPVPQPCYVIRRTTTQGKVVNVVTSSEEKEKEIGRNAKPSGAVTIVSLGVNSPTEELGKKSASNCSGASVSRVSRAPMGGSRKVTEGASPMNTPFGSTPPQVLLAKHGPLKVRTKPSEFSVCEPMLTLGMGMGMVPDYQRPRYSRTVAPGPGSIAGQAAAAAAPHDRKMRKSTGSVSASQEQPPPPGLALKGLLQPKPATGSPLSGGPGLSLKRSLPLANAQKSMADVVADPQEQEMRRTQGSEEYMETAGTIAANDLSGLLKEDFDDILGM, from the coding sequence ATGGAATGCAGCACCAACGAGTTGAGCGGctctggcagcggcagcctcaTCGGCCGTTGCCCATATCGCACCGTTCGTGCCAAAGGAGTAGGCGGAGTCCAGCAGCTTCCAATGAAGAAGGCTGGCACCAAACAGCGTCTGACCAGACAGACGCGCGATAAGTCCATGACTCTGGCTGCCGCTCGTATTGCCCCAACATCCCCAGTGAAGATGACTCCAGTGCCCAAGTGTATGACCACCAGGAATCAGGCTCGGAGGCAGATTATAACAGCAGCTAccaataaatatgcaaactCAGATCGACCAGTGGACGATATATATCCACGTCCAAAAGCTCCGACTACGGCTACGTCACAGTCCAAGCCAGGCATTACCATTTCGGGTCGCGGTAGCGTCGTGGGCAGAACTGGCAAGATCCCAGTCTCAAGTCCAAAGCCAAGCAGTCAAGGCTTAGTCTCGGTTAAAGCTTTACCACCACGCTCAAGCCAAGTTTCAACATTAAAACCATTCGCCAAGGCAACCCCTGCCTCCACATCCAGCTCTATGACGGCGTCCACCGTGGTTGTGCCCTCCACGCCCACAGTctcaagcagcagccaggTGACTGCCAGTCCATTGGCGAGCACGGTCGGAGCTGAAGTGGGAACCACCACGACTAGCTCTTTCGTGACAGTAAAATCCAGAGGCGAGAAAGAAATGCAGACAGAGCGCCTGGACATATTCACTGATCAGCACTTTTTAGAGATTGTACGCCCACAGATGGCGGAAATGAATCCCCGCCAGAAGTTAAACTTCAAGAAAAAGGTACTCCATTCCTTAATAGAAACCTTTGATGATGCCACTGACTTCCCAAATGCTGAGGAGCTACAGCACTTCAACATTAATACACCTTCTGGCTTTGAAGACGTCTCGGATGGTGAGATGCGCCTGATGCGAGAGCTAGCGAGTCTGGTTTGTTCCGCCAAGCGCTCGGACGCAATCTCAAAGTCCACTCCTCTGCCTGTCGTCGCGGACACTCTGCGCCCGGTGGTTCAACCCAAAACCCCAGCTCCTGTGCCAGTTCCACAACCGTGCTACGTCATTCGGCGCACCACCACACAGGGCAAAGTAGTAAACGTGGTCACGTCTtcggaggagaaggagaaggagatcgGGCGCAACGCCAAGCCGAGCGGCGCGGTCACGATCGTCAGTCTCGGTGTTAATAGCCCCACGGAAGAGCTGGGCAAGAAGAGCGCCAGCAACTGTTCCGGGGCCAGCGTCAGTCGTGTTTCCCGGGCTCCTATGGGTGGATCCAGGAAAGTCACAGAGGGCGCCTCCCCGATGAACACCCCATTCGGCTCGACCCCACCACAGGTGTTGCTCGCTAAGCACGGACCCCTCAAGGTACGCACAAAGCCCAGTGAATTCTCCGTCTGCGAGCCCATGCTGACtttgggcatgggcatgggcatggtcCCAGACTACCAGCGGCCCCGCTACTCCAGGACCGTCGCACCTGGCCCCGGATCTATAGCTggccaagcagcagctgccgctgccccacaCGACAGAAAGATGAGGAAGTCGACAGGTAGCGTATCCGCCAGCCAGGAGCAGCCCCCGCCGCCCGGCTTGGCTCTCAAAGGCCTCTTGCAGCCCAAGCCGGCCACCGGGTCCCCCCTGTCAGGTGGGCCCGGCCTTTCCCTGAAACGGAGCCTTCCCTTGGCCAACGCCCAAAAAAGCATGGCTGATGTGGTAGCCGATCCGCAAGAGCAGGAAATGCGTCGAACCCAAGGTTCAGAAGAGTATATGGAGACCGCTGGTACCATCGCAGCCAATGACTTATCGGGcttgctgaaggaagattttgacGACATTTTGGGCATGTAA
- the LOC117185595 gene encoding flocculation protein FLO11-like isoform X2 encodes MECSTNELSGSGSGSLIGRCPYRTVRAKGVGGVQQLPMKKAGTKQRLTRQTRDKSMTLAAARIAPTSPVKMTPVPKCMTTRNQARRQIITAATNKYANSDRPVDDIYPRPKAPTTATSQSKPGITISGRGSVVGRTGKIPVSSPKPSSQGLVSVKALPPRSSQVSTLKPFAKATPASTSSSMTASTVVVPSTPTVSSSSQVTASPLASTVGAEVGTTTTSSFVTVKSRGEKEMQTERLDIFTDQHFLEIVRPQMAEMNPRQKLNFKKKHFNINTPSGFEDVSDGEMRLMRELASLVCSAKRSDAISKSTPLPVVADTLRPVVQPKTPAPVPVPQPCYVIRRTTTQGKVVNVVTSSEEKEKEIGRNAKPSGAVTIVSLGVNSPTEELGKKSASNCSGASVSRVSRAPMGGSRKVTEGASPMNTPFGSTPPQVLLAKHGPLKVRTKPSEFSVCEPMLTLGMGMGMVPDYQRPRYSRTVAPGPGSIAGQAAAAAAPHDRKMRKSTGSVSASQEQPPPPGLALKGLLQPKPATGSPLSGGPGLSLKRSLPLANAQKSMADVVADPQEQEMRRTQGSEEYMETAGTIAANDLSGLLKEDFDDILGM; translated from the exons ATGGAATGCAGCACCAACGAGTTGAGCGGctctggcagcggcagcctcaTCGGCCGTTGCCCATATCGCACCGTTCGTGCCAAAGGAGTAGGCGGAGTCCAGCAGCTTCCAATGAAGAAGGCTGGCACCAAACAGCGTCTGACCAGACAGACGCGCGATAAGTCCATGACTCTGGCTGCCGCTCGTATTGCCCCAACATCCCCAGTGAAGATGACTCCAGTGCCCAAGTGTATGACCACCAGGAATCAGGCTCGGAGGCAGATTATAACAGCAGCTAccaataaatatgcaaactCAGATCGACCAGTGGACGATATATATCCACGTCCAAAAGCTCCGACTACGGCTACGTCACAGTCCAAGCCAGGCATTACCATTTCGGGTCGCGGTAGCGTCGTGGGCAGAACTGGCAAGATCCCAGTCTCAAGTCCAAAGCCAAGCAGTCAAGGCTTAGTCTCGGTTAAAGCTTTACCACCACGCTCAAGCCAAGTTTCAACATTAAAACCATTCGCCAAGGCAACCCCTGCCTCCACATCCAGCTCTATGACGGCGTCCACCGTGGTTGTGCCCTCCACGCCCACAGTctcaagcagcagccaggTGACTGCCAGTCCATTGGCGAGCACGGTCGGAGCTGAAGTGGGAACCACCACGACTAGCTCTTTCGTGACAGTAAAATCCAGAGGCGAGAAAGAAATGCAGACAGAGCGCCTGGACATATTCACTGATCAGCACTTTTTAGAGATTGTACGCCCACAGATGGCGGAAATGAATCCCCGCCAGAAGTTAAACTTCAAGAAAAAG CACTTCAACATTAATACACCTTCTGGCTTTGAAGACGTCTCGGATGGTGAGATGCGCCTGATGCGAGAGCTAGCGAGTCTGGTTTGTTCCGCCAAGCGCTCGGACGCAATCTCAAAGTCCACTCCTCTGCCTGTCGTCGCGGACACTCTGCGCCCGGTGGTTCAACCCAAAACCCCAGCTCCTGTGCCAGTTCCACAACCGTGCTACGTCATTCGGCGCACCACCACACAGGGCAAAGTAGTAAACGTGGTCACGTCTtcggaggagaaggagaaggagatcgGGCGCAACGCCAAGCCGAGCGGCGCGGTCACGATCGTCAGTCTCGGTGTTAATAGCCCCACGGAAGAGCTGGGCAAGAAGAGCGCCAGCAACTGTTCCGGGGCCAGCGTCAGTCGTGTTTCCCGGGCTCCTATGGGTGGATCCAGGAAAGTCACAGAGGGCGCCTCCCCGATGAACACCCCATTCGGCTCGACCCCACCACAGGTGTTGCTCGCTAAGCACGGACCCCTCAAGGTACGCACAAAGCCCAGTGAATTCTCCGTCTGCGAGCCCATGCTGACtttgggcatgggcatgggcatggtcCCAGACTACCAGCGGCCCCGCTACTCCAGGACCGTCGCACCTGGCCCCGGATCTATAGCTggccaagcagcagctgccgctgccccacaCGACAGAAAGATGAGGAAGTCGACAGGTAGCGTATCCGCCAGCCAGGAGCAGCCCCCGCCGCCCGGCTTGGCTCTCAAAGGCCTCTTGCAGCCCAAGCCGGCCACCGGGTCCCCCCTGTCAGGTGGGCCCGGCCTTTCCCTGAAACGGAGCCTTCCCTTGGCCAACGCCCAAAAAAGCATGGCTGATGTGGTAGCCGATCCGCAAGAGCAGGAAATGCGTCGAACCCAAGGTTCAGAAGAGTATATGGAGACCGCTGGTACCATCGCAGCCAATGACTTATCGGGcttgctgaaggaagattttgacGACATTTTGGGCATGTAA